In Pelodiscus sinensis isolate JC-2024 chromosome 2, ASM4963464v1, whole genome shotgun sequence, the following proteins share a genomic window:
- the FANCD2OS gene encoding FANCD2 opposite strand protein encodes MGCQAPGGGKMQLGGQRWSPGSRCGVVAAAAMAGGYQLWAPWSPLDESLQWLRGATPRPCTKHPFRGAPRGSCAQSSSAAAAADLEVQLCFQGLSLVLEPGDKGPGLPAGEPRRSAALRKPQAVRLSGLDSVFGRLVTAQPPRWTGSFRVSERSAFCQVISPRQRWPRGLREPQVRMAVAMCRQMLRAILLLYAAYKKCAFALQHSR; translated from the coding sequence ATGGGTTGCCAGGCGCCCGGCGGAGGAAAGATGCAGCTGGGCGGGCAGCGCTGGAGCCCGGGCAGCCGCTGCGgggtggtggcggcggcggccATGGCCGGCGGGTACCAGCTGTGGGCGCCCTGGTCGCCGCTGGACGAGTCCCTGCAGTGGCTGCGGGGCGCcaccccccggccctgcaccaAGCACCCGTTCCGCGGGGCGCCGCGCGGCTCCTGCGCGCAGAGCAGcagcgccgccgccgccgccgacCTGGAAGTGCAGCTctgcttccaggggctcagccTGGTGCTGGAGCCGGGCGACAAGGGGCCCGGCCTGCCGGCGGGGGAGCCACGGCGGAGCGCGGCGCTGCGCAAGCCCCAGGCGGTGCGGCTCAGCGGCCTGGACTCGGTCTTCGGGCGGCTGGTGACGGCGCAGCCCCCGCGCTGGACCGGCTCGTTCCGGGTGTCGGAGCGCTCGGCTTTCTGCCAAGTGATCAGCCCCCGGCAGCGCTGGCCCCGCGGGCTCCGCGAGCCGCAGGTCCGCATGGCCGTGGCCATGTGCCGGCAGATGCTGCGCGCCATCCTGCTGCTCTACGCCGCCTACAAGAAGTGCGCCTTCGCCCTGCAGCACTCCCGCTGA